In one Nicotiana tomentosiformis chromosome 6, ASM39032v3, whole genome shotgun sequence genomic region, the following are encoded:
- the LOC104093857 gene encoding protein MIZU-KUSSEI 1-like — MKTIMARNFHDLSSKKQLNWTTKVSNEEQQVAAEDPFLKATSYTNNTEDVKAENIKLSPLKYPQVSTSKSSSLNTILEDKTEDKKLIQESVTATSASAPTGRKAVARLKSVLTSLGRNKGYFQQGLGTKVVGTLFGHKKGHVHFAFQKDPNSKPAFLVELATPISGLVREMASGLVRIALECDKEEEEKKSTRLIDEILWRTYCNGKKCGFATRRECGTKELQILKAVEPISMGAGVLPEGNGECHDSGDVMYMRAKFERVVGSRDSEAFYMMNPDSDGAPELSIYLLRV, encoded by the coding sequence ATGAAGACAATCATGGCAAGGAATTTCCATGATCTGTCCTCCAAGAAGCAGTTAAACTGGACAACTAAAGTCAGCAATGAAGAACAACAAGTAGCAGCAGAAGATCCATTCCTTAAAGCCACCTCATACACAAACAACACTGAAGATGTAAAAGCAGAAAACATAAAGTTATCTCCTTTGAAATATCCCCAAgtctcaacctccaaatcttcttCCTTAAACACTATTCTTGAAGACAAGACAGAGGACAAGAAGTTAATTCAAGAATCAGTAACAGCAACTTCAGCATCTGCTCCAACAGGGAGGAAAGCAGTGGCCAGGCTGAAATCTGTACTAACATCACTTGGTAGAAACAAAGGATATTTCCAACAAGGCCTAGGAACTAAAGTTGTGGGCACCCTTTTCGGACACAAGAAAGGACATGTACATTTTGCATTTCAGAAAGATCCCAATTCAAAGCCAGCTTTCTTGGTAGAATTAGCCACCCCTATAAGTGGATTAGTCCGCGAAATGGCATCCGGATTGGTTAGGATTGCATTGGAATGTGAcaaggaagaagaagagaaaaaatcAACTAGACTCATAGATGAGATTTTGTGGAGGACTTACTGTAATGGGAAGAAATGTGGCTTTGCAACAAGAAGGGAATGTGGGACAAAGGAATTGCAGATTCTGAAAGCTGTGGAGCCAATATCAATGGGTGCTGGTGTTTTACCAGAAGGGAATGGTGAGTGTCATGACTCAGGGGATGTGATGTATATGAGGGCAAAGTTTGAGAGAGTAGTGGGGTCTAGAGATTCAGAGGCTTTCTACATGATGAATCCTGATAGTGATGGAGCTCCTGAACTTAGTATTTACTTGCTCAGAGTTTAA
- the LOC104093864 gene encoding protein Dr1 homolog: MEPMDIVGKSKEDASLPKATMTKIIKEMLPPDVRVARDAQDLLIECCVEFINLISSESNEVCNREGKRTIAPEHVLKALEVLGFGEYIEEVYAAYEQHKLETMDTVRSGKCNNVAEMTEEEALAEQQRMFAEARARMNGGVTGPPKQQDSEVGQQRMFAEACARMNGDVTGPTKQQDSETEQQRMFAEACVRMNGDVTGLPKQQDSEAEQQRMLAEAHAMMNGGVTGPPKEQDSEAKQNFNS; the protein is encoded by the exons ATGGAACCTATGGACATCGTTGGTAAATCAAAGGAAGATGCTTCACTTCCCAAAg CAACTATGAcaaaaattattaaagaaatgtTGCCCCCAGATGTTCGTGTTGCCCGAGATGCTCAAGATCTTTTGATTGAATGTTGTGTAG AGTTCATTAATCTTATCTCCTCAGAATCGAATGAAGTTTGTAATAGAGAAGGCAAACGAACAATTGCACCAGAACATGTACTCAAGGCTTTAGAG GTTCTTGGTTTTGGGGAATATATAGAAGAAGTATATGCTGCATATGAACAACACAAGCTAGAGACCATG GACACTGTGAGATCTGGGAAATGTAATAATGTAGCCGAAATGACTGAAGAAGAAGCTTTAGCTGAGCAACAGAGAATGTTCGCCGAGGCACGTGCAAGGATGAATGGTGGTGTTACAGGCCCCCCCAAGCAGCAAGATTCAGAAGTTGGACAACAGAGGATGTTTGCTGAGGCGTGTGCAAGGATGAATGGCGATGTTACAGGCCCCACCAAGCAGCAAGATTCAGAAACTGAGCAGCAGAGGATGTTTGCTGAGGCATGTGTAAGGATGAATGGCGATGTTACAGGCCTCCCCAAGCAGCAAGATTCAGAAGCTGAGCAACAGAGGATGCTTGCTGAGGCGCATGCAATGATGAATGGTGGTGTTACAGGCCCCCCCAAGGAGCAAGATTCAGAAGCAAAGCAAAACTTTAATAGCTAA